The window AAGATTCCTTTGCTGGTTACATTTTTGAAGAACTCGGCATATCTCGCCCAGAAAATCAGAAGGATACTGAAGTTGCTCACATACCATTAAGCAAAGAACAAATCTCAGAAATGGATGGTGACCTTCTATTCTACACCACCTATGAGACGCAAAGTGAAGAAGAAGAGAATAATGAGGAAGAATGGATCAATCATCCTGCGTTTATCAATCTAGAGGTAGTAAAGGCTGGCAAAGCATACAAAGTGAACGATAGTGTTTGGCACCGTGCAGGTGGAGTACTTGCTGCTGAGAAGCTGGTTGAGGATTTAGAGAAGGTTTTAACACAATAAACTTAATGAGTAAAAATCCAGGGTCTCCCCTGGATTTTTTTAAAAACTAAAACACACTCTTCATTGGTTTTGTATTTCGAATCAGATATATTACTAACGCGACAATAACTGCCACAGTCAAATAAGAGATCCATGGTAAGTACGTTTGAATGCCTAAACTTAATAACCTGGCTCCTCCAAAGTTCCCAAGTCCCTCACCTAAACCAAAAATAAAATTAGCTAACCCAAAATAGGTTCCAATTAACTGTGCGGTCCCTAACTGTGTAATCGTTATATCAATCGTTGGCATTAAGATCATTTCGCCAATGATAAAGATTACTCCACTTACAATTAGTAAGCTAAAATGATTGGCAAAATACAACGAGCTAATCCCAAATCCTATAAAAGCAGTACCTAATGCCAGGGCATTCATCGGATTTATTTTCCTAATAATCCTGTTTGTAATCGTCGTTTGAAAGATCACAACGAGAATACTATTGAATGTCCACACAAGTGAAACAGCAGTTGGGTTATCCATAAATGATTCAGCTCGAAGTGGCAAAGCAAGTGCAAATTGAGCAAAAAGGCCCCAGACGAAAATACTCATAATCGAATATATAACAAATGCCTTGTTTTTAAAAATTTCTAGATAAGATTGAAAGGTTATGTCTTCACATTCTCCTTCCCCACAATTAGCAGGTACAAATAGCCAGCTGATGATTCCAAGAACAAAGAACAAACCAGCTGATATATAGAAAATGATGATGGACTCTTCTCCTATCAAAAAGTATGTTAGCAACCCGGCACTTGCAATACCAAGGTTAGCCGCTATACCTCTTAATGAGAAAACAGTAGTACGATGATCTCCTTCTGATGCAAGGGCGGCAATAGCTGCTTTTGTTGAAGGTGAATTTAATCCACCACCTAGTCCATTGATCATTGCTACCATAAGTAACAATGGATACGTCCCTGCAATCGCAAAGCCAATCAGCCCCACACCCTTCACAAATGCTCCAATCACAATAATCATTCTTCTACCTATTTTATCAGCCAATAATCCACCTATGACACTTCCTCCCTGATAAGAAAAGGAGCTCACTGCTAACACCGTACCAATCTGAACAATCGTCAATCCTTTAAGGACCTTAAGTACAATTGGCAACAGTGGTAACACAATATAATAAGCTAAATGAGATAATAGCACACCGAGAAGTAGGATTTTTAAAGCAGTAGGTAACGTATTGAAATTTGATTTAAACAAAGATATCACCCCTTTTAACTAGCTTGACTCGGAATGATGTGTTTCATGCTCTTTCATAAGAAGTTACAATTTTGCGCATAATGGAAAGAGATTGCCTAAAAAAGAAGGAGGAAATATTTATGAAAAGTAGAGTGGTGGCAGGAGTTCTCGGTATTTTATTGGGCAACTTCGGTATACACAAGTTTTACCTTGGCAAAATCGGAATGGGAATCCTTTACTTAGCGTTCTTCTGGACTGGAATACCTGGTATTATTGGACTTATTGAGGGAATTCTTTATCTAGTTAAGACAGAGGAAGAATTTCAAGCTAAATATGGTCGATGAAAAAAAGCTGTCAGTAGATGATCTGACAGCCCAAAACTATTGCATACTGTATTCTCTAGTTGATTCATTATGGTCAATGAACTGATATTTACCTTCTATAAATACTTGATGCCAAAGCATGAACATCAGTACCGTCCAGATTTTGCGACTATGATCGTGCTTTCCAAGTGCATGTTCATCAAGAAGCTCGTAAATAAACGGTTTATAGAATAAATGGTCGGTCTCACTTTCACCAATAATTTGGATTGCCCAATCATATAATTCATTTTTCAACCATACTCTGATTGGTACTGGAAACCCTAATTTCTTTCTGTTAACTACATGTGATGGAACAAGGTCCTCGAACGCCTTTCTCAAGACCCATTTTGTTGTACCCTCATTAATCTTAAAATGTGAAGGAATGGATTCTGCCACCTTAAGAACCTCACGATCTAGAAACGGAACACGTAATTCTAGAGAATTTGCCATTGACATCTTATCAGCCTTCAATAAAATATCTCCACGAAGCCATGTATGGATATCAATGTATTGCATTTTTGTAACCGGATCATAAGCTCTTGCTTGGTCATAATAAGGAGAAGTAATGTTCTTATAATGAAGGTTAGGCTGATAATTGCGTAAAAGCTTCATCTTCTCCTGCTCATTAAACATTTTTGCATTTCCTATATACCTTTCCTCTATCGGAGTACATCCCCGCTCAATGAGACTCTTCCCTCGCATACCGTATGGTAACGATTCTGCTCCCTTTAGAAGAAGCATTTTGAGATTCTCAGGAATATATTGAAAAGGCATTAACGAATGAGGTTCGCGGTAAATATTATAACCCCCAAATAATTCATCTGCTCCTTCACCTGATAAGACCACCTTTACATAGTTACGAGCCTCTTTTGCTAGGAAGTAAAGTGGAATAGTGGCCGGATCTGCAAGAGGATCATCAAGATGCCATACAATTTTAGGTAGTTCTCTTTTAAAATCTTCTACATTAATATAAATAGAATGATTGATGATCCCTAGCTTTCTCGCAGTTTCTTTAGCAACCTCAAGTTCACTATAACCCTCGTTTTCAAAACCGATGGAGAAGGTCCGGAGGTTAGGTGAAAACTCCTTTGCAACAGCCGCGATAATCGTAGAATCGATTCCACCTGATAAAAATGAGCCGACTGGAACATCACTGGTTAAATGTTTTTCGACTGAGTCGAAAATCGTTTCTCTTACTTTCTTAAATAAAATCTCCTCATTGTTTGAGAATGGCTGAAAAGACACCTTATGATATTGAAAAGTCTCCATCTTGCTCCCAAGCTTTTTTATAAAATAATGACCCGGCTCCATTCTTTTGATAGTCTGAATCATCGTAGTAGGCTCCGGAACATATTGGTACGTCAAATAGTGTTGTATAGATTGCAGATTAAGATGTCTACCATCCTCTTCATCAAGCAGACTTTTCTTTTCAGACGCAAATAGTAGGCAATCTTCATTTTCTTTATAATACAGTGGCTTAATACCGAATTGGTCTCTTGCACCAAAGAGCGTCTTTTCAACTTGATCCCATATGACAAAGGAAAACATTCCTCTCAGTTCATGTACAACATCTTTTCCAATTTTGCTAAATAAAGCAACAATTACTTCCGTATCTGAATGGGTTTCAAACTGATAACCACTAAAAACTAGCTTTTCTCTTAGCTCCATGTAATTATAAATCTCGCCATTGAAGACAATCCAGTACCTCTCGTTGTCATAGCTTAATGGCTGGGTACCGCTCTCTAAATCAATGATACTTAGTCTTCTAAACAGCAAATCTACATGTGCATCCTGATAATGTCCCTCTTGATCTGGTCCACGATGCTTGATTGCTGCACTCATTTTTTTCACATCATGATGACGATCTTCAAAACGATTTACATCATATATACACGCAATAAATCCACACATTAATATCCATCCCTTCAACTATCTGGAAGTTTAACGATGGAATAATAGCTTTTGTTACAAATTTTTCAAGGATTTTAATTTGGTTTATTCAATAACCTCTTCATAGGAAAAACTTGTTATCGACAATCACTTTTTTTACATAAGGGGGAATTTATAAGCTATTTACAAGTTTTTTATACCTAGTACCATAAGAACTTGGTTAAAATCAACTGTCATATTAGCTAATTGCGTGAGATTAAGAACTATTGTATGCAGTAGTGGGGATAATTGCGTGAACTTGAGATTAATTGCGTAAGTTTCTACTATATTTGTTTTAATTGTCAGGATTATTGCGTAACTGCCTCCAAATCGTTCATCCTTCAAAAAAAACGTATCCCAAATTCGGGATACGTTCTCATTTATTCTCTATTGTCCTAATCCTTCTTTACTTAATGTTTCAGTAAGAGCTTCTATCGCTGCTTCAGCATCGCTGCCTTCAGCAGTAATTTTAATTTCACTGCCACTTGGGATCCCTAAAGACATAACACCCATAATGGACTTTAAATTTACGGAACGACCTTTATACTCAAGGTTAATTTCGCTATCAAATCTTCCAGCAGCTTGAACTAAAACTGTAGCAGGACGTGCATGAAGACCTGAATCGCTTGTGATTGTAAAAACCTTTTCTACCATTAAACATTCTCCTTTAGTTACTAAGATTGTTGAATGACTATTGCTGTACTTCCTTCTTCCATAATCCTACCATTAATGCAGTTATAACTGCACCAATTAAAATAGCTAGTAGGTACATGAATGGGTTACCGTTTACGACTGGAATAACGAAAAGCCCTCCGTGTGGAGCTGGTAAACCAATACCAAACAGCATTGTTAGTGCACCTGCTACGGCAGAGCCTACAACGATCGAAGGAATAACTCGACCTGGATCGGCCGCTGCAAAAGGAATCGCTCCTTCTGTAATAAAGGATGCACCCATAATATAGTTTGTTTTTCCTGCTTCACGCTCTGCCTTCGTAAACTTTTTCTTGAAGAAAGTTGTAGCTAAAGCCAAGCCTAATGGAGGTACCATCCCACCAGCCATGATTGCTGCATGTGGAGCAAGATTACCTGCATCGATCATAGCAATTCCAAAAGTAAAGGCTGCTTTGTTGATGGGACCACCCATATCTACTGCCATCATACCACCAAGAAGTAAACCAAGTAAAATTGTAGCGTTACCTAAGCCCTCAAGCCATGCTGTTAACCCTGCATTTAATGCCACTACAGGTTCAATGACGACATACATCATCAGTAATCCCGTAATTAAAATACCAAGCAGTGGGAATAGAAGGACTGGCTTAATTCCCTCAAGTGATTGCGGAAGACCTGATAACATTTTCTTTAAGAATAAAACAATATAACCAGCTAAAAATCCTGCAATAAGTCCTCCTAAAAATCCTGCTCCACCAGTTGCTGCCATGAAGCCTCCAACCATACCAGGCGCAAATCCAGGACGATCCGCTATGCTCATTGCGATAAAACCAGCTAAAACCGGAATCATTAATCCAAATGCATTTCCACCACCGATTGTCATTAAAGCTTCGGCAATAGGGTGGTAAGAAGGATGCTCCGGATCAAATGCTTCAATTCCAAATAGGAATGAGATCGCAATTAAAATCCCACCACCAACAACAAACGGAAGCATGTTAGATACACCATTCATGAGATGCTTATAAAAGCCAGTTCGCTCGGAACGTCCACCAGCAGAACGTTCGTCACCTTCCCCAGTACCATGGAAAATAGGGGCTGATCCACTTACTGCGCGATCAATTAATTCCTTTGGCTGTCTAATTGCCTGGGCCACTGGCACTTCAATCACTGGCTTCCCTTTAAACGGAGCCATATCAACCTTCGTATCTGCCGCTACAATAATCGCAGCTGCTTTTTCAATTTCCTCTGGAGTTAATTTATTCTTCACTCCACTAGAACCATTTGTTTGAACTTTGATATCAATCCCTAGTTCTTTCGCTTTAGCTTTAAGCGAATCTGCTGCCATGTAAGTATGTGCGATACCCGTTGGACACGCAGTGACAGCTAACACTAACTTGGAGTTAGTTGAAATTGGTTGCTCATCAACCGTCTCAGCCTGTTCTTTGTCATCAATCGCCTGAATGACTTCGTCTTTTGTTTTGGCTGATTCAATTCTTTGCCTAAATGCTGGGTCCATCAAATATGAGGATAATCTTGATAAAGTCTCAAGATGCTCGTTATTCGCTCCCTCACTAGCTGCAATCATGAAGAATAGATGACTCGGCTGACCATCAAGTGCCTGATAGTCAACTCCCTCAGTAGAACGTCCAAAAGCAATTGCAGGCACCTTAACTGCATTTGTCTTAGCATGTGGAATGGCAATACCTTCACCAATTCCAGTAGTGCTTTGGGCTTCTCTAGCTAAAATTGCTTCTGTAAATTTCCTGCGGTCATCTAATCTTCCTGCTGATGAGAGTACATCAACTAACTCTTCAATAACTGCTTGTTTAGATTTTGCTTTTAAATCTAAAATAATCGTATCTCTTTTTAACAGCTCAGTAATTCTCATGCTCTTTCCTCCTTATAATGTTTTTATTTTTACTTGCGATAGTATATTTCTTACATCTTCTTCCGTACAAAGATCTGTTGAGAAGGCAGTAGCTGTTCCAGAGGCTACTCCATGCTGAAAGGCTTCTGCGATCGTTCCCCCTTGAACAAGGGAGGCTAAGAAACCAGCAACTGTTGAATCACCTGCTCCAACTGAGTTTTTAACAGTTCCCTTTGGAACCGATGCCACTAAAGTCACCTCATCATTGACTAAAACTGCTCCCTCACCACCCATTGAAATAATGATATTTTGAGGACCGTTAGCTAATAATTGCCTTCCAAAAGTAATCGCTTCTTCCTTTGAGGATATTTCCTTACCAACCAGCTCAGATAATTCATGCTGATTAGGCTTGATTACTAATGGTCGATACTGTAACACCTCTTTAAGGGGAGGCCCTGATACATCAACAATAAATGGGATTCCTTTTTCCTGGCACAACGAAGCAAGTGACTTATAATAATCTAGCGAGATGGAGGGTGGATAGCTTCCAGCTAACACAAAGTAATCACTACTTGTTAACCCTTCGACTAACTTATAAAGTTCTTCCTTTTGAGACCCATTAATAAAGGAACCGCTTCCATTTATTTCCGTCTCCTGAGCTTCTTTTAACTTTATATTGATTCGTGTTGGTTCATCATGCTCTATAAATTGATGCGAGATTCCTTCACGCTCAAGAAAATCCTTTATAAAACCACCGGTAAAACCTCCGATAAAACCTAATGCCTGATTATCAACCCCTAGCCTTCTTAAGACCCGTGACACATTTATTCCCTTTCCACCTGGATAAAAGAATGTTTTGTTCGTCCTGTTAAGCGAGCCTAAGGATAGGTTTTCCACCTCTACTAAATAATCAATCGAAGGGTTTAGGGTACAAGTGTAAATCATAGTGATACAACCTCAATTCTCGTTTTTTCTTTATACTCTGCAAGAATCTCACTTTCTATCACATTTGTTATAATACATGCCTCATTTATGTCAGCAACCTTTGCAAATGTAACTTCATGAAATTTCGTATGATCGGCTAAGACGTAAGCCTCCTGACCTAATTGAAGAGCTTTGCTTTTTATTAAAGCTTCCTCAGGATCTGGTGTTGTATAGCCGAATTGTGGATGAATTCCATTTACACCTATAAAAGTTTTATCAAACCGAAACTGTTTAAGAGCCTGAAAGGCACCTGAACCTATAAGAGCTCTTGTCTTTTGTTTAATATGTCCGCCGATCAGAAACGTATCGATATTTTGCTCAAGCAAAGCTTCTAAATGGGTGAGTCCGTTCGTCACAACCTTTATATCCTTTGCTTGGATAAAACGAATCATTTGAAAGACAGTAGTGCCTGCATCAAGATAGATACAGTCTCCATTTCGGATTAAACCAGCAGCAAATTTTCCGATTTCTTCTTTTTCACTAAGGTTCTTGGTTGACTTCTCTGTAATGCTCAGCTCTTCACCTTTTTGGTGGAGAAGGGCTGCCCCTCCGTGAACACGCTTTAATTTATGATTAAGCTCAAGCTGACTCAAATCACGACGAATGGTGGATTCAGATGATTGTGTTGCTTCAACAAGTTCATGCAGCTTAACGACTTCTCTTTCTGCGATCATTTCTAAAATGATTCGATATCTTTCAGCAGTCAGCAATTGTCTCCCACCTCCTGTAACATTCTAATGTTTATATAATAGCGTAAGCCCTTTCATTTTTCAATCAATAACTATCAAAAACAGTCAAAATAATTCGTGAATCAACCAAAACCAACCAGTGGTTAATTGGACATAAACAGAAATAGGCTGTCCAATTTAAATTGGACAGCCTAACTATAATCAATCTTTATGATGGTGGTGGTGATGTTTGTCCCAATTTGGAACATAGTTATTTTCCTCAAGCTCCTTCAAACGACTTTCCATTTTCTCTAAAATTTTCGACCCTTTTTCCTCGGTAAGTACACCAAATTCTATGTATTTTTTAATAATTTCCTTCTTACTTTCCAACATTTCCTCATACAGTTCCTTAAGCTCTTCCTTTTGCTCATCTGTTAATTCAACCTTTGGCTGGTCCTTAGTCACTGTTTGGGTTTCTGCTAATACAGGATTAATCGAAAAACTAAACACCATACAAAGGATTGATAAAGCAGTTAAAGCACCTTTCATAGCCTACCTCCTTAAATTAAATACAAATATAGTATTTAATAGTAAACAGATTACTATTCAAAAAAGGTCTAGTGATAAAAATGAGCAAACCATTTTTGCACAACTGGCTTTTTGTATAGATTTGAAATCATATTTAAAAAGTAGTCCGGAATCCCTTTTGGAGAATAGATGCGTTTATAAAATCTAAAATAGGCTAACTTTATATCGTCCCATTGACTACAGTTCTTTATTTGCCTAAATCTAGCAACATCGATTAGTTTAATCTCACCAGTTTTAGTAATCATAATATTCTTTAGATGGATATCTGAAGGATTTAAACCAGATTCACGAGCAGCCGCCAAAGCGTGATCAGCCTCCTGGATATGCTCCGGACTAATTCTAATACCGCTTCGTAAGCAATCAAATAATGTGATTCCTTCAATATAATCAATAACTATATAATTATGACCAGATCCATATATGGTAGGAAAATAAGAAATGGTTTGTAGTTGCTGATAGATTTCGGCCTCTTCAATTGCCGTTTGTTCCTGATTAGGAAAAAACACCTTTAACGCATAATCGGATGATTGAATCCGAAACACGACGGCACTTCTCCCTTCACCAATAAAGTCCAAGCTTGGATCATACTTGATTAGCTTTGTCATACCCTTTACTTGAGTAAACATGACACTAGCAGCAAGCTCATCAAAAGATTTCATCGTTTTCCTCCAGCATTGTGTCAACTCATTCTCTTTCATTATATGATAAAGCAAAAGAAAAAGGCACTAGATCTAACGATTGCTAGAAAAGTTACCTCGTCACAAACCATTGTATTCTTTTTTACCTCTAACTAAGCATGCTGCTAATAGTAACTTTTCAATAAAAAAGAAGAATACATCAATTCTTCCCTTTTAAGTATTATTTTCTACTATTAAATTCTGCTTTTATCTTTTCCAATACTTCTGGCTTAGTCATAATATCCAGCCCTGTTAGTGCCATTGTCTTTGCTCCTAAAATCATACCTTCTTTACCCATGTCACTCATTGCTGCTTGTTGAAACTCCGGTGTATGACATGCTGCTCGCTCAGTAGTGATCTGAATGTATGGGTGAATAGACGGTACAGCATAGCTTACATTCCCCATATCAAGTGAGCCGGAATCACTGTTAGTAACAACAATATCCGATTCATTCACACCTAGAAAAACGAGGTTTTCTGTAAATACGTCAGACAACTGCTCATTTGTGATCATATCATCATAAGAAAATTCATAGTTTGAAATTTCTACTCTGGCCCCTGTTGCAAGAGCAGCCGCTTGAGCACAGGCCTTTACCTTTTCAGCCACTTCATTTACATAGCTGCGACTTGATGCTCGAACATAAAACTGTGCTACCGCATAATCAGGAACAACATTGGCAGCCTTCCCACCCTCAGGTATAATTCCATGAATTCTTACATCTGATTTTACGTGCTGTCGCAATGCGTTAATGCTATTAAAGGTTTGAATCACTGCATCTAATGCATTAATTCCTTCATAAGGTGCAGCAGCCGCATGAGCAGAGCGTCCAAAGAACTCAAACTGAATTGCATCCATGGCTAATGACGATCCACTTTTTTGATAATGATCTAATGGATGAACCATCATTGCTACATCAAGATGATTGAACACACCCTCTTCTGCCATTGTTACCTTTCCACCACGTGTTTCTTCTGCAGGAGTTCCATATACATATACCTTTCCGCCACTTTCAGCTAAAACAGAGCTCAATCCAATGCCAGCTGCTACCGCCATTGTGCCAATTAAGTTATGTCCACAAGCATGTCCAAGCCCTGGTAGTGCATCATATTCAGCCATAAACCCAACAGATGGTCCTGGTTTCCCACTATCAAACACTGCTGTGAAAGCTGTTGGTAAATCACAGGTGCCAACAGAAACAGAAAAACCGTGCTTTTCTAACTTCTCAGATAGTATTTTGCATGCCTTCACTTCTTCATGACCTAATTCAGGGTTATTTCCTATGTACTCACTAATTTCATAAAAATCTTTTTGTAACTCATCAATGGTTGTTAGTACTCTTTCTCTCATGTCAATTTCCCCCTATATACAATGTTCTCTTCCCTTACTCTAAAAGATATACCATTTGTTCGTCCTTGTCTTCCTAAACATTAACTCTGTCTTGTTACTAAACTTAAAGGTAAGTTACTATCTCATATTTCGAAAGTGATCAATAAATTCAGCAGGTGTACTCTCCGTATAGTAAGGAAACACTCCTTGACTCGTATGCAAATATAAACACCCATATTCTTCTGACATCTCTCGATATGAAACATCAAAAACGTTCTTAAGTGGAAAAGTGTTAGCAGATGTTACAATTTTATCTTCATGTAACTCCATATATTCAATTCTCTTAATTTGCTTTTGTTCAAGTCTAATGATTTTACGGTCAATTTTAATATAAGGTTGTGAATATATAATTTTAACATCAACTCCTTAACTTCTCTTTTTATCAATATAACCTATCTCCATAAAATTATCGAAACTTAATCATTGACGTATGGTTTTTTCTGTTTTATAATTTATCTCAGATTCATATATCTTTAATTAGAGATATATTAACTAAAAATAATAATTAAAAAGGCGAGGGATTATTTATGACTAAAACAAAATGGGCAGTAGATACGGCACACAGCGGAATTGATTTTTCGGTAAGACATATGGTTATTTCTTCAGTAAAGGGTTCTTTCAACAGCTATAGCGCTTCTATTGAAGCGGATCCAAAGGATTTAACGACTGCTTCAATCGATTTTTCAGTAGACCTTGCGAGTGTTGACACTCGTAACGAAGACCGTGACAACCACTTACGCTCTGCAGACTTCTTTGATGTTGAACAATTCCCAACGATGACTTTTAAATCGACTTCAGTTGAGAAGACAGATGAAGATGAGTACAATGTTACAGGTGATTTAACTTTACACGGTGTAACTCGTCAAGAAACGTTTAAAGTGGTGTATGAAGGTTCAGGTTTAGATCCATGGGGTAACGAAAAAGTTGGTTTCAGTGCAACTGGAAAATTAAATCGTGGCGATTATGGTTTAGTATATAACGCAGCACTTGAAACTGGTGGAGTATTAATTGGAGATCAAATTAAAGTATCACTTGAAATTCAAGCTTCAAAAGAAGCATAAAGAACAAAAGGCGCAAGTGCCTCGTTTAGCCCCGACAAGCAAATGTTCCTTGAAGAGAAAAAGGGTGATCTTTCCCTTTTACTCTTCAAGGGTTATTTGACCTCGAGGGGCTGGGCGCTGGAGCTGGATTACTACAAAAAATCGTTTTAAGACAACACTAAAATCATATACTTTCTTAACTTTAAATAAAAACTCTTCAAGGGAATCCCTTGAAGAGTTTTTTATTATTAAAATTTATTCCATTCGTGTAATTCTAACCTTCTTACACCTTCAACAATGTATGGATCCTTCTCAGCTAGTTCTTTAGCTTCTTCTAATGAATCCGCAATATAAATAACCATTCCACCCGAACCATCAACGAATGGTCCTCTAGCAAATATTTTTCCAGCTTCATCTAAACTTGCTAAAAAGTCTAAATGTTGGTCACGGAATTGTGCATTTAACTCAGGTTTTTCCATATGTAAAATTGCTGCGAAATAAGACAAATATGTCAACTCCTTTTAGCTATATTTTAATGGAGAGCTCACCTAGGGACAATCTTTTATTTAAATAAATGTTGTTTTTTGGGGGCCGTATTCGTTTCATTGCGCTCCACTATCCTGCATTTCAAAAACTACAATTTTTACTGAAATAAAAAAACAGACTCTGTTACAGAGTCTGTTTTCGTGTATGGGTGTATTATGCTTTACGAACGTTAGTCGCTTGCGGGCCACGTTGACCGTTTTCGATTTCAAACTCAACTTCTTGCCCTTCATCTAACGACTTATACCCTTCACCTTGAATTGCTGAGAAGTGAACAAATACATCTTCCCCACCGTCTCTCTCGATAAATCCAAAACCTTTTTCACTGTTAAACCATTTTACTTTACCGCGTTCCATTTTGTTGCCTCCTAAGTTTATGTAAAAATTACATAATATAATGTTGCAGTCTTATTATGTCCCAGAAATTCTTTTTTAAACGAAAAAATTTATAATCACAAAATTTTATCTGGATTATAAGGGTTTTATTAGGTTAATAATTCCTACTCCTTTACCTAATTATAATTTAGGGAAGGGCATCACCATTGCATTTTTCCAACTTAGGTGATGACGACTTAGATGATATTCTTCGTGACATGACAACTTCCATGAAAGATGAAATTAAACAAATTGAAGAATGAGAAATAGCCAGCTACCAGCTGGCTATTTCTTAGTTCTTTATTCATCTTTGACTCTTAATAATCGTAAACCATTCAATGTTACGAGTAAGGTTGCACCCATATCAGCAAAGATCGCTATCCATAGTGTTAACCAACCTGGAATGACTAATAAAAGTGCTATTAGTTTTATTCCAAGTGAGAAAGTAATGTTTTGTTTAATGATGGTTAAAGCTTTCCGGCTTAATTTAATTGTAAATGGAAGCTTACGAAGATCATCTCCCATTAGAGCAATATCTGCCGTCTCTAATGCGGTATCAGTCCCTGCCCCCCCCATTGCAATTCCAATACTTGAG of the Bacillus mesophilus genome contains:
- a CDS encoding DUF2680 domain-containing protein, whose translation is MKGALTALSILCMVFSFSINPVLAETQTVTKDQPKVELTDEQKEELKELYEEMLESKKEIIKKYIEFGVLTEEKGSKILEKMESRLKELEENNYVPNWDKHHHHHHKD
- a CDS encoding protein kinase domain-containing protein, with the protein product MKSFDELAASVMFTQVKGMTKLIKYDPSLDFIGEGRSAVVFRIQSSDYALKVFFPNQEQTAIEEAEIYQQLQTISYFPTIYGSGHNYIVIDYIEGITLFDCLRSGIRISPEHIQEADHALAAARESGLNPSDIHLKNIMITKTGEIKLIDVARFRQIKNCSQWDDIKLAYFRFYKRIYSPKGIPDYFLNMISNLYKKPVVQKWFAHFYH
- a CDS encoding M20 family metallopeptidase — translated: MRERVLTTIDELQKDFYEISEYIGNNPELGHEEVKACKILSEKLEKHGFSVSVGTCDLPTAFTAVFDSGKPGPSVGFMAEYDALPGLGHACGHNLIGTMAVAAGIGLSSVLAESGGKVYVYGTPAEETRGGKVTMAEEGVFNHLDVAMMVHPLDHYQKSGSSLAMDAIQFEFFGRSAHAAAAPYEGINALDAVIQTFNSINALRQHVKSDVRIHGIIPEGGKAANVVPDYAVAQFYVRASSRSYVNEVAEKVKACAQAAALATGARVEISNYEFSYDDMITNEQLSDVFTENLVFLGVNESDIVVTNSDSGSLDMGNVSYAVPSIHPYIQITTERAACHTPEFQQAAMSDMGKEGMILGAKTMALTGLDIMTKPEVLEKIKAEFNSRK
- a CDS encoding YceI family protein, yielding MTKTKWAVDTAHSGIDFSVRHMVISSVKGSFNSYSASIEADPKDLTTASIDFSVDLASVDTRNEDRDNHLRSADFFDVEQFPTMTFKSTSVEKTDEDEYNVTGDLTLHGVTRQETFKVVYEGSGLDPWGNEKVGFSATGKLNRGDYGLVYNAALETGGVLIGDQIKVSLEIQASKEA
- a CDS encoding YciI family protein; the protein is MSYFAAILHMEKPELNAQFRDQHLDFLASLDEAGKIFARGPFVDGSGGMVIYIADSLEEAKELAEKDPYIVEGVRRLELHEWNKF
- a CDS encoding cold-shock protein, whose product is MERGKVKWFNSEKGFGFIERDGGEDVFVHFSAIQGEGYKSLDEGQEVEFEIENGQRGPQATNVRKA